A genomic segment from Glycine soja cultivar W05 chromosome 20, ASM419377v2, whole genome shotgun sequence encodes:
- the LOC114401558 gene encoding zinc-finger homeodomain protein 2-like encodes MEFKHHEETELRMPAATTSYDDFGIPPSSQGEEEPVAAAIPVAIPMTPTPPTLAQNNDNEKYHECLKNHTIKTGVHTLDGCIKFLPLGEEGTLDALKCLMCNCHRNFHRKKTPNYTYLVPYYRHSPLPLAAYYGEQVGYPHVQGQQCTTLALPSRSRGSGGAQSSREDIEAVSDPTSGATPHGGSSKKRFRTRFTQEQKEKMLAFAEKLGWRILKHDESDVQEFCAETSIQPHVLKVWVNNNKNTLGKKL; translated from the coding sequence atggaGTTTAAGCATCATGAGGAAACTGAGTTGAGGATGCCCGCAGCAACAACGAGTTACGACGACTTCGGAATACCGCCCTCAAGTCAAGGCGAAGAGGAGCCAGTGGCGGCGGCGATACCAGTGGCGATTCCAATGACCCCAACACCACCCACCCTGGCTCAAAACAACGACAATGAGAAGTATCATGAGTGCCTTAAGAACCACACCATCAAAACTGGTGTCCACACACTTGATGGATGCATCAAGTTCTTGCCTCTAGGCGAGGAGGGAACCCTGGATGCGCTAAAATGCCTCATGTGCAACTGCCACCGAAACTTCCATCGTAAGAAGACCCCCAATTACACCTACCTGGTGCCTTACTACCGCCACTCACCATTGCCGTTGGCAGCGTACTATGGGGAGCAGGTGGGCTACCCCCATGTGCAAGGGCAACAATGCACCACACTGGCACTCCCCTCCAGGTCAAGGGGTAGTGGTGGGGCCCAGTCCTCGAGGGAGGACATTGAAGCAGTGTCAGACCCAACGAGTGGTGCCACTCCTCATGGCGGGTCCAGCAAGAAGCGTTTCAGGACTAGGTTCACCCAAGAGCAAAAGGAGAAGATGTTGGCCTTTGCAGAAAAGCTTGGCTGGAGGATTTTGAAGCATGATGAGAGTGATGTGCAGGAGTTTTGTGCCGAAACTAGCATCCAACCTCATGTGCTTAAGGTGTGGgtgaacaacaacaagaacacctTAGGTAAGAAGCTctag